Proteins from a genomic interval of Lycium ferocissimum isolate CSIRO_LF1 chromosome 2, AGI_CSIRO_Lferr_CH_V1, whole genome shotgun sequence:
- the LOC132033780 gene encoding uncharacterized protein LOC132033780, whose translation MKPESTDDSTKANANGESCISEGSEYVKLVIRNEPRATEAVNLQSEVPARKGFTVWWIKAIIWCSSIVIILLIFIKWGVPFLFEKVLIPFLQWESTAFGRPVLALVLVASLALFPVVLLPSGPSMWLAGMIFGYGLGFVIIMVGTTMGMILPYSIGLLFRNRIHQWLKRWPRQAAMVRLAGEGSWFHQFRVVALFRISPFPYTIFNYAVVVTSMRFWPYLCGSVAGMIPESFIYIYSGLLIKTFADVQYGNIHLTPLEIVYNVISFIIAIITTVVFTVYTKRTLDELGREEEVDGEGSAFENGNGKLEMGTLPSGKIMRLD comes from the exons ATGAAGCCAGAGTCAACTGATGATTCAACCAAAGCCAATGCAAACGGTGAGAGTTGCATAAGCGAGGGCAGTGAGTATGTGAAACTTGTTATAAGAAATGAACCAAGAGCAACTGAGGCTGTTAATTTACAATCTGAAGTTCCAGCCAGAAAAGGGTTTACTGTGTGGTGGATCAAGGCCATAATATGGTGTTCTAGTATTGTAATAATTCTTCTGATCTTCATAAAGTGGGGAGTGCCCTTTCTTTTTGAGAAG GTTCTCATTCCCTTCCTACAATGGGAATCCACTGCATTTGGCCGTCCAGTGCTTGCCCTCGTGCTTGTAGCTTCTTTAGCTCTCTTTCCAGTAGTCCTACTTCCTTCTGGACCGTCGATGTGGCTCGcaggaatgatctttggataTGGTCTTGGATTTGTCATAATCATGGTTGGAACAACAATGGGGATGATCCTGCCATACTCCATTGGTTTGCTTTTCCGAAACAGAATTCAT CAATGGCTGAAGAGATGGCCTCGACAAGCTGCCATGGTTAGATTGGCAGGAGAAGGGAGTTGGTTCCATCAATTTCGTGTGGTTGCATTATTTAGGATTTCACCATTCCCCTACACAATCTTCAATTATGCTGTAGTAGTTACAAGTATGAGATTCTGGCCTTATTTATGTGGATCAGTAGCAGGAATGATCCCTGAATCCTTTATTTACATCTATAGTGGCCTGCTAATAAAGACATTTGCTGATGTCCAATATGGAAACATCCACTTGACTCCACTTGAAATTGTATATAATGTGATTTCTTTCATTATAGCAATCATCACTACAGTAGTTTTTACGGTGTATACGAAGAGGACacttgatgaacttggaagggaAGAAGAGGTCGATGGTGAAGGCTCTGCCTTTGAGAATGGCAACGGCAAGTTGGAAATGGGGACGCTTCCCAGTGGAAAAATCATGCGTTTGGATTGA